The following proteins come from a genomic window of Bactrocera tryoni isolate S06 chromosome 1, CSIRO_BtryS06_freeze2, whole genome shotgun sequence:
- the LOC120782523 gene encoding probable cytochrome P450 313a4 — protein sequence MKEKEAEYGGLFLSWIGPFPIAVVSEPQIAKDILTSPNCVNKSFVYKGVEDATGPGLFTIDEPEWSYHRKLLNPAFGHKILLNFIPFFNKEVDHLMEVFKTITDVDGVDLVPILQKFTLKIATQTTMGQNLRLHGSAVDESLLQSFPYVQETITEMGTLSWLSMKAMIWILGDYEQYKRSKTVIRKFIGNLITERTKTLPDQLKLDGNIFINRAIDLLQQGRFSRKNVEDESIVIVFGAFETTATTLKHILILLAMHPQCQERAFEEVSSLWPESGSFEMNYSDIQKLSYVSMVIDETMRVMATVPVVGRQLLSDTKLSNGVVLPKGIQVLIDIFNMQRREDIWGPEAHLFNPENFLPSNIDSKHPYAYIPFTKGIRNCIGSKYALLSLKIAVSKLVRNFRFTTDFQYNNLHFVENITLNLKQAPLIRIHKRQM from the exons atgaaAGAGAAGGAGGCGGAATATGGCGGTCTGTTCTTATCTTGGATCGGTCCATTTCCCATAGCAGTCGTGAGCGAGCCTCAAATAGCTAAGGACATATTAACTTCGCCAAATTGTGTCAATAAGAGTTTTGTGTATAAGGGAGTAGAGGATGCAACTGGACCAGGCTTGTTTACGATAGACG agCCTGAATGGAGTTAtcatagaaaattattaaatccgGCTTTTGggcataaaatattgcttaattttATACCATTCTTTAATAAAGAGGTTGATCACTTAATGGAAGTTTTTAAAACCATAACAGATGTTGATGGAGTGGATTTGGTACCGATACTGCAAAAATTTACCTTAAAAATCGCCACCc aaaCTACAATGGGTCAAAATTTAAGACTTCATGGCTCAGCTGTGGATGAGTCTTTATTGCAATCTTTTCCATA CGTTCAAGAGACAATTACCGAAATGGGTACATTGTCGTGGTTAAGCATGAAAGCGATGATTTGGATTTTAGGAGACTACGAGCAATATAAAAGGTCTAAAACGGTTATTCGCAAATTCATAGGCAAT CTTATTACGGAACGCACGAAAACTTTGCCGGATCAGTTGAAGCTTGatggcaatatttttataaatcgaGCTATTGACTTACTTCAACAAGGAAGATTTTCACGTAAAAATGTTGAAGATGAATCAATTGTCATAGTTTTCGGG GCGTTTGAAACGACAGCAACCACTTTAAAGCACATTTTAATTCTGTTGGCAATGCACCCTCAATGCCAGGAGCGAGCTTTTGAAGAAGTCTCATCATTGTGGCCTGAAAGCGGGTCTTTCGAAATGAATTATTCGGACATACAAAAACTTTCCTATGTTAGCATGGTGATTGACGAAACGATGCGTGTAATGGCTACTGTCCCAGTAGTGGGAAGACAGCTACTTTCAGACACGAAACTAAGCAATGGCGTCGTTCTGCCAAAGGGGATTCAAGTTCTaatagatatatttaatatgcaaCGCAGAGAAGATATTTGGGGACCGGAAGCTCACCTCTTTAATCCTGAAAACTTTTTGCCATCAAATATAGACAGCAAACATCCCTACGCATATATACCCTTTACGAAAGGTATACGGAATTGTATTG GGTCTAAATATGCATTGCTGTCGCTAAAAATTGCCGTGTCTAAACTTGTAAGAAATTTCAGATTCACTACCGACTTTCAGtacaataatttacattttgtcgAAAACATAACATTAAATCTTAAGCAGGCGCCACTGATCAGAATTCATAAACGACAGATGTAA
- the LOC120776986 gene encoding glycine N-methyltransferase, producing the protein MPTSADSVFIARSAGISAEGVRDQYADGKAAKVWEIFIGDKNSRTENYKNFLIELLRSKGCRRILDVACGTGVDSIMLLEEGYEVVSVDASDKMLKYALKERWNRRKEPAFDRWIIEEANWLTLYDDIKPIVGEGFDAVICLGNSFAHLMDDSGAQLDHKQAIKNFQKCLKTGGILFIDHRNYDDILETGDTPAKSIYYNTSHTADIKTSVLLYCGKPAMVTMDYQIEGKNLSSEFRLSYYPHALQNFTKILKEIFGEKSKHKLYGDFKEIQVEKKPAFYIHLIEKQ; encoded by the exons ATGCCTACCTCTGCTGATAGTGTTTTCATTGCCCGTTCTGCCGGTATATCCGCGGAAGGGGTACGAGATCAATACGCCGACGGCAAAGCGGCTAAAGTTTGGGAAATATTTATTGGGGACAAAAATTCACgtacagaaaattataaaaatttcttaattgaaTTACTTCGATCAAAAGGTTGCAGGCGGATCCTCGATGTAGCGTGTGGAACGGG TGTTGACTCAATTATGTTGCTGGAGGAAGGCTACGAGGTGGTTTCAGTGGATGCCTCCgacaaaatgttgaaatatgCATTGAAAGAGCGCTGGAACCGACGTAAGGAGCCAGCTTTCGATCGTTGGA tAATTGAGGAAGCTAATTGGCTGACCTTGTACGACGATATTAAACCAATTGTTGGCGAGGGATTTGATGCTGTGATTTGCTTGGGAAATTCGTTTGCCCATCTTATGGATGATAGTGGAGCGCAGCTCGACCACAAACaagctattaaaaattttcaaaagtgtcTTAAGACTGGtggaatattatttattgaccACAGAAACTACGACGATATCTTAGAAACGGGAGACACACCAGCGAAAAGTATATATTACAAT acaagTCATACTGCTGACATTAAAACCTCTGTCCTTTTGTATTGCGGAAAACCTGCAATGGTTACCATGGACTACCAgattgaaggaaaaaatttgaGCAGCGAATTTCGGCTTTCGTACTACCCACACGCTCTCCAGAATTTTACCAAAAtacttaaagaaatttttggaGAGAAATCGAAACATAAATTATATGGCGATTTCAAAGAAATACAAGTTGAGAAGAAACCCGCCTTTTATATACATCTTATTGAGAAACAATGA